A portion of the Streptococcus urinalis 2285-97 genome contains these proteins:
- a CDS encoding bifunctional DNA primase/polymerase, with protein MGMKEYALGYQAKGFSVIPISPISKKPMIKFADKPAMTAEEINQFWTDNPTANIALKTDKFFVIDIDVHGKDNGYESLAKWENLNLITPTLQAITASGGKHIFYFKHQDISMTQMIAFLPGVDIKAHPNNYVLVAPSKTKKGVYRWDKEKSRAGGTMVTASRALVMAIKQEYLKKSKKSELDDIRYQNYSSGKRNRTTELFEMIVLGFGDQGSRNDTLAKFVGSLLSRGVEAEYVMQLSELANNNSTDPLSDIELKRTVESMISKDMRGGGRHW; from the coding sequence ATGGGGATGAAAGAATACGCTTTGGGGTATCAAGCAAAGGGCTTTTCTGTAATCCCGATTAGTCCTATAAGTAAAAAACCAATGATCAAATTTGCAGATAAGCCTGCAATGACTGCTGAAGAAATCAATCAGTTCTGGACAGATAATCCAACTGCGAATATTGCACTGAAAACTGATAAATTCTTTGTTATCGATATCGACGTGCATGGTAAAGACAACGGGTATGAAAGTCTAGCTAAATGGGAGAATCTAAACTTGATTACTCCAACATTGCAGGCAATAACAGCAAGCGGTGGAAAACATATATTTTACTTTAAGCATCAAGATATCAGTATGACACAAATGATTGCATTTCTTCCAGGAGTCGATATAAAAGCTCATCCAAACAATTATGTCCTGGTTGCTCCATCAAAAACAAAAAAAGGTGTTTATCGATGGGACAAAGAAAAATCCAGAGCTGGTGGAACCATGGTTACTGCAAGTCGTGCACTAGTTATGGCTATAAAACAAGAGTATCTGAAAAAGTCGAAAAAAAGTGAATTAGATGATATCAGATATCAAAATTACAGTTCTGGAAAAAGGAATAGGACAACTGAACTATTTGAAATGATTGTACTTGGATTTGGGGACCAAGGAAGTCGAAATGATACATTAGCAAAATTTGTAGGCAGTCTACTAAGTAGAGGTGTTGAAGCTGAATATGTGATGCAGCTATCAGAGCTTGCAAATAATAACTCAACGGATCCATTAAGTGATATTGAATTAAAAAGAACAGTCGAGAGTATGATTAGTAAAGATATGAGAGGAGGTGGCCGTCATTGGTGA
- a CDS encoding ERF family protein: protein MAESKESGIFIVLRCIQAELVAPKGQYNSFGKYNYRSAEDILEAVKPLLIKYDASLIMTDKIVQIGERYYVEATATLYALGECIMNQAYAREDDTKKGMDGSQITGAASSYARKYALNGLLAIDDNKDADTNEYHNQNNNQNKQTKVPNQKPAQQNQQQSKPQQNSKQKFITTNQAKQIRAEIKAIAEATGGPVITVGKWYIGQLGVPKIEQIPVERLKEAQDLIAETKKKKGIE from the coding sequence ATGGCAGAAAGTAAAGAATCTGGAATCTTTATTGTTCTGAGGTGTATTCAGGCAGAATTAGTTGCTCCAAAGGGACAATATAATTCATTTGGAAAATATAACTACCGAAGCGCCGAAGATATCTTGGAAGCAGTAAAACCATTGCTTATTAAGTATGATGCATCACTGATTATGACTGATAAAATTGTTCAAATTGGTGAACGGTATTATGTTGAAGCTACTGCAACACTTTATGCACTAGGAGAATGTATTATGAACCAAGCATATGCAAGGGAAGATGATACTAAAAAGGGTATGGATGGCAGTCAGATTACAGGTGCAGCATCTAGTTATGCAAGGAAGTATGCGTTAAATGGTTTACTAGCAATTGATGACAATAAGGATGCTGATACAAATGAGTATCACAATCAAAATAATAATCAGAATAAGCAGACAAAAGTACCTAATCAGAAACCAGCTCAACAAAATCAACAGCAAAGCAAACCACAACAAAATAGCAAACAGAAGTTTATTACAACAAATCAAGCTAAACAAATTAGAGCGGAAATTAAAGCTATTGCTGAAGCGACAGGTGGACCAGTTATCACAGTTGGTAAGTGGTATATTGGCCAACTTGGTGTTCCAAAGATAGAACAGATACCTGTAGAGCGCCTAAAAGAAGCCCAGGATTTAATTGCAGAAACTAAGAAAAAGAAAGGTATTGAATAA
- a CDS encoding DEAD/DEAH box helicase family protein produces the protein MLARLQLREWQSKAVEKSRGSCPGIFLEALGGRGKTICALSIAKDKGAKKILIVNNRLNILKGWIQTLPILEFDKDVEVTTITDKKLQNLISAGEMISCDVLILDEWQNISSESNYKAYKKVKRNYTIGLSATPIRKKGQNFYPLEKTVFGKAEPNNKFDWQKQHGKMTYDRYSYSKEKWIDFRDYESYVSKLPNFMRWETIEEIEGAEENNGFEINIEPVWLMPANPKELKMLNTFNIVGKNGKFAMSKQSFGKKTFERYLSQTGFEVDFPKIKAVNVDSPMLLKIDEYLDKKDKTLIVSKSKQIVEVIHERHPEIGIWTGQKKEDFEKTNIVATAQVLGVGVDGLQHRFETIIVLDPSNANDGDYDDYRQLLWRITGSRQQHDVHVIEFYF, from the coding sequence ATATTGGCAAGGCTACAATTGAGGGAATGGCAGTCTAAGGCTGTTGAAAAGAGTAGGGGGAGTTGCCCTGGTATATTCCTAGAAGCACTTGGTGGTAGAGGAAAGACAATATGTGCCTTGTCGATTGCTAAAGACAAAGGTGCTAAAAAGATCCTGATTGTCAATAACAGACTTAATATCTTGAAAGGATGGATTCAGACTCTTCCAATATTAGAGTTTGATAAAGATGTTGAAGTGACAACTATCACTGACAAAAAGCTACAAAACTTAATATCTGCAGGTGAAATGATTAGCTGTGATGTCCTTATATTGGATGAATGGCAAAATATTTCAAGTGAGTCAAACTACAAAGCTTATAAAAAAGTAAAACGTAATTACACAATAGGTCTATCAGCAACACCTATCCGTAAGAAGGGGCAAAACTTTTATCCACTTGAAAAAACAGTATTTGGTAAAGCAGAACCAAATAATAAGTTTGATTGGCAAAAGCAACATGGAAAAATGACATATGATCGTTATTCTTATTCAAAAGAAAAATGGATAGATTTCCGAGATTATGAGTCCTATGTGTCGAAACTTCCTAATTTCATGAGGTGGGAAACCATTGAAGAAATTGAGGGAGCTGAAGAAAATAATGGTTTTGAAATCAATATTGAACCAGTTTGGCTAATGCCTGCAAATCCTAAAGAGCTTAAAATGCTTAATACATTTAATATTGTTGGCAAGAATGGAAAATTTGCAATGTCAAAACAATCTTTCGGTAAGAAGACTTTTGAAAGGTATCTTTCTCAAACAGGATTTGAAGTTGATTTTCCAAAGATCAAGGCAGTAAATGTTGATAGTCCAATGCTTTTAAAAATTGATGAATACCTGGATAAAAAAGATAAAACATTGATAGTTAGCAAATCAAAACAAATTGTTGAAGTTATCCATGAGAGGCATCCTGAGATAGGTATATGGACTGGTCAGAAAAAGGAAGATTTTGAAAAAACTAACATTGTGGCCACTGCTCAAGTTTTAGGTGTTGGAGTTGATGGGCTTCAACATAGGTTTGAAACAATTATCGTATTAGATCCATCTAATGCTAATGATGGTGACTATGATGACTACCGCCAACTTTTGTGGCGGATAACAGGAAGTCGTCAACAACATGATGTTCATGTTATAGAATTTTATTTTTAG
- a CDS encoding siphovirus Gp157 family protein has product MAKLHEIVGEFLNIYEMDIDDETKKDTLDAIDWTEDFNNKVEGYASVIEMVEAEAKMFEEAEKKFKAKKDAAKKKAQWLKDNVFDAMKMTNQEEVKSGLFTLKIQKNPESVKVDEDLLPKKYFAKKIDLKPDKTLLKEILKSGKKVKGAELIRTEKLVIK; this is encoded by the coding sequence ATGGCAAAACTACATGAAATTGTCGGTGAATTTCTTAATATCTACGAAATGGATATTGATGATGAAACTAAGAAAGATACACTTGATGCTATCGATTGGACAGAAGACTTTAATAATAAAGTTGAGGGATATGCATCAGTAATTGAAATGGTTGAAGCTGAAGCAAAAATGTTTGAAGAAGCTGAAAAGAAATTTAAAGCTAAAAAAGACGCTGCTAAGAAAAAGGCGCAATGGCTTAAAGATAATGTTTTTGATGCAATGAAAATGACTAATCAAGAAGAAGTCAAAAGCGGGTTATTCACACTTAAAATTCAAAAAAATCCTGAATCAGTAAAGGTTGATGAAGATCTTCTTCCTAAAAAATACTTTGCTAAAAAGATTGACTTAAAACCTGATAAGACTTTATTAAAGGAAATACTTAAATCAGGTAAGAAAGTCAAAGGCGCAGAGTTAATCAGAACTGAAAAATTGGTGATCAAATGA
- a CDS encoding BOW99_gp33 family protein has product MKRKNKQWDPVIVVLNEKGEVVDPDELVIPMGHSFYNTLQIIQGAAS; this is encoded by the coding sequence ATGAAAAGAAAAAACAAGCAATGGGACCCGGTTATTGTTGTGCTAAATGAAAAAGGAGAAGTTGTTGATCCAGATGAATTAGTTATACCGATGGGGCATTCATTCTATAATACATTGCAAATAATTCAAGGAGCAGCATCATGA
- a CDS encoding helix-turn-helix domain-containing protein, whose protein sequence is MFSTFERIKELTKKQGKSLGQVEEDLNYGRNTLYKIKTSTPNAERVSEIANYFQVSTDYLLGRTDNPAIAKDDQEYTSNDLRQMAENAKTFDGKPLTESDIEAIQNIIEIYLKGR, encoded by the coding sequence ATGTTTTCTACATTTGAAAGAATTAAAGAATTGACAAAAAAACAAGGTAAATCGCTTGGACAAGTGGAAGAAGATTTGAATTATGGTAGAAATACACTATATAAGATAAAAACTTCTACGCCAAATGCTGAACGTGTTTCTGAAATTGCCAACTATTTCCAAGTATCAACAGATTACTTGCTTGGCCGAACTGATAATCCAGCTATTGCAAAAGATGACCAAGAATATACTTCTAATGACTTACGACAAATGGCCGAAAATGCAAAAACATTTGACGGAAAGCCACTTACTGAATCAGATATTGAAGCAATACAAAACATAATAGAAATTTACTTGAAGGGAAGATAG
- a CDS encoding ImmA/IrrE family metallo-endopeptidase, whose translation MTIEELLDSYGVELAYFDNELWPRPGIYIDEIKVVFVNKALSDESKKKVIFHELGHIDHDSSQYERRHEEFELQANRHMIRCLLEDEFDKVEDKHEFNYLSFMKRHNLKTTTDEVMVISEYYNLLDAV comes from the coding sequence ATGACTATTGAGGAGCTATTGGACTCCTACGGCGTTGAACTCGCCTATTTCGACAATGAATTGTGGCCACGCCCTGGAATATATATTGATGAAATAAAAGTAGTCTTTGTAAATAAAGCACTATCAGATGAATCTAAAAAGAAAGTTATCTTTCATGAACTTGGACATATTGACCACGACTCCAGTCAATATGAACGTAGACATGAAGAGTTTGAATTGCAGGCAAATAGACATATGATTCGGTGTTTACTTGAAGACGAATTTGACAAAGTAGAAGATAAACATGAGTTTAATTACTTATCTTTTATGAAAAGACACAATTTAAAAACCACAACTGATGAAGTCATGGTTATTAGTGAGTATTATAATCTGCTTGATGCAGTATAA
- a CDS encoding ATP-dependent nuclease: MAISIKSIKLQNFRGFEDLHLNLNKYVTCISGHNGTGKSTILAALSNTGEYKKDKTLNNKPFRGEFEKIILGDPNYDKKINSEINIEFENLFEDGHKINSVKYRTAIQNKKAVLPHYRALSPKDINELKDIIDLKDIDVKYNELPWKLYRNTGKLKHPRFRLIPKKDKNRDHERKIEWPTFYLGLSRLYPLGEVEENLLIKDLNSGYEDEISKIHKDIMTSSDEYEAVQVTNLNGMKTGVLVNTTTYPGTANSAGQDNLGQILSAVFSFEKLKSNKENTGYKGGLLLIDEIDATLHPAAQNKLLNFLLEKSLELDLQIVFTTHSLSLLEYINDTSNDKVTINYLTKHTGQINVVENPKNDYLRRDLILKLGQPIKQSISVLTEDDTARWYLAHLLNYYVQKRPNTKLQIDTLKMVDCHIGWSSIVSLVKNDFDYFKNYLIIFDTDLNNDDNYRNLEKSFRGTPFKIDENYYVLPAPKSLKNYNIEKIMWEYISNLEADHLFFKSDFALKFPIHKGMVLENGPFSGDFDEYTNESKKIKEWFKNYRWICDEAIYYYFSDNEEVILPFASKIEKFYRKSII, translated from the coding sequence ATGGCGATCTCAATAAAAAGTATAAAACTTCAAAATTTCAGGGGTTTTGAAGACTTACATCTTAATTTAAATAAATATGTAACTTGTATTTCTGGTCATAACGGAACTGGAAAATCTACTATACTTGCAGCTCTTAGTAATACTGGAGAATACAAAAAAGATAAAACTTTAAATAATAAACCTTTTAGGGGTGAATTTGAAAAAATCATTCTTGGTGATCCAAATTATGATAAGAAAATAAATTCTGAAATTAATATTGAATTTGAAAATCTTTTTGAAGATGGTCATAAAATCAACAGTGTAAAATATAGAACTGCAATACAAAATAAAAAAGCAGTTTTACCACATTATAGAGCCCTTTCGCCAAAAGATATTAATGAATTAAAAGATATTATTGATTTAAAAGATATAGATGTTAAATATAATGAATTACCATGGAAGTTATACAGAAATACTGGAAAACTAAAACATCCGAGGTTTAGACTTATCCCTAAAAAAGATAAAAATAGAGATCATGAAAGAAAAATAGAGTGGCCAACTTTTTACTTAGGACTTTCTAGATTATATCCACTTGGAGAAGTTGAGGAGAATTTACTAATTAAAGATTTAAACAGTGGTTATGAAGATGAAATTTCAAAAATTCATAAAGATATTATGACTTCATCAGATGAATACGAAGCTGTACAAGTAACAAACCTAAATGGGATGAAAACAGGTGTACTTGTCAACACAACTACATATCCCGGAACAGCTAATTCAGCTGGTCAGGATAATTTGGGCCAAATTCTCTCTGCTGTTTTTTCATTTGAAAAATTGAAAAGTAATAAAGAAAATACAGGGTATAAGGGAGGGTTATTATTAATTGATGAAATAGATGCTACACTTCATCCCGCTGCCCAGAATAAACTTTTAAATTTTCTATTAGAAAAATCACTCGAACTAGATTTACAAATAGTTTTCACAACACATAGCTTGTCATTATTAGAATATATTAATGATACTTCAAATGACAAAGTTACTATTAATTATTTAACAAAACATACTGGTCAAATTAATGTTGTAGAAAATCCTAAAAATGATTATTTAAGACGTGATTTAATATTAAAACTCGGTCAGCCGATTAAGCAATCCATTTCAGTTTTAACGGAAGATGATACGGCAAGGTGGTATCTAGCTCATTTACTTAATTATTACGTTCAGAAGCGACCAAATACAAAACTTCAAATTGACACATTAAAAATGGTTGATTGTCATATTGGATGGAGCAGTATTGTAAGTCTTGTAAAAAATGATTTTGATTACTTCAAAAATTATTTAATTATTTTTGATACAGATTTAAATAATGATGATAACTATAGAAATTTAGAAAAAAGTTTCCGCGGTACCCCTTTTAAAATAGATGAAAATTACTATGTCTTACCAGCGCCAAAATCTCTAAAAAATTACAATATTGAAAAAATAATGTGGGAATATATATCTAATTTAGAAGCTGACCATTTATTCTTCAAATCAGATTTTGCATTAAAATTTCCTATACATAAAGGTATGGTATTAGAAAACGGTCCATTTTCTGGAGATTTCGACGAATATACTAATGAATCAAAAAAAATAAAAGAATGGTTTAAAAATTATAGGTGGATTTGTGATGAAGCAATTTATTACTACTTTTCAGATAATGAAGAAGTTATTTTACCTTTCGCTTCAAAAATTGAAAAATTTTACAGAAAATCAATAATATAA
- a CDS encoding DNA adenine methylase encodes MKNISPLRYPGGKSQVYDFVKELVNLNETTTYIEPYMGGMGIALRLLVNQDVKQIMVNDYDKSIYAFWYSVLNHTDQLINKIESTPITIEVWKKQREIQQNKDTIHDLLTLGFSTLFLNRTNRSGIIKAGVIGGLKQDGNYKLDCRFNKEKTIKKIKLIASYKKQIKLYNMDAEKFIRLNITKTKKSFTFFDPPYYSKGPGLYTNFYNHQNHLSLSNTIKNYMSNKNWILTYDLSEEIFQMYKEFKYEKYYLNYSVTKPSKGIEYIFYSNGLTVPENTINIKKAN; translated from the coding sequence TTGAAAAATATAAGCCCGTTGAGATACCCTGGAGGTAAGTCTCAAGTTTATGATTTTGTTAAAGAACTTGTTAACCTTAATGAAACAACTACATATATTGAGCCTTATATGGGTGGTATGGGAATTGCTTTAAGGCTACTTGTCAATCAAGATGTAAAGCAAATTATGGTTAATGATTATGATAAATCGATATATGCTTTCTGGTACTCAGTATTAAATCATACAGATCAACTTATTAATAAAATAGAATCGACTCCGATTACAATTGAAGTATGGAAAAAACAAAGAGAGATTCAACAGAACAAAGATACAATCCATGATTTATTAACACTTGGTTTCTCAACATTATTCCTTAATAGAACAAACCGTTCTGGAATAATCAAAGCTGGTGTTATTGGTGGCTTAAAACAAGATGGAAACTATAAATTAGATTGCCGTTTCAACAAAGAAAAAACCATAAAGAAAATAAAATTAATAGCCTCTTATAAAAAACAAATTAAACTTTATAATATGGATGCTGAAAAGTTCATTCGTTTAAATATCACCAAAACAAAAAAATCTTTCACTTTTTTTGACCCTCCGTACTACTCAAAAGGTCCAGGACTATATACAAACTTTTACAATCATCAAAATCATCTAAGTTTATCCAACACAATTAAGAATTATATGTCAAATAAAAATTGGATTCTCACGTATGATTTATCTGAAGAAATTTTTCAAATGTATAAAGAATTTAAGTATGAAAAATATTACCTGAACTATTCAGTAACAAAACCAAGTAAAGGAATAGAGTATATTTTCTACTCTAATGGATTAACAGTCCCAGAAAATACAATAAATATAAAAAAAGCAAATTAA
- a CDS encoding recombinase family protein, which translates to MAKVAIYARVSTLNQADEGYSIQGQVESLTKYCEAMSWTIHDTYIDAGFSGGKLERPEINRLINDVKLKKFDTVLVYKLDRLSRNVKDTLFLVKEIFTDNDIHFVSLKENIDTSSAMGSLFLTLLSAIAEFEREQIKERMMFGKLGRAKSGKTMSWTTSPYGYTYDKEQGKLIAIPSQAIVVKKLFDYYISGMSIANMLRKMNAEEQIGRTAEWSINAMKNILRNEVYYGMVKYRGQLFKGEHEPFISKKTFELAQIERERRKQYFSKKFKNTSPFKAKYMLSGLLRCGCCSQPLISNVQRKSANGRTNIFYQCKERYNKDLSKRCTESGRFRKEILEEFVINELSKIKINNKYVENFSKDEPKIDINNLKKEINSIEQKLEKVSELYIDGIVTRDILIKKSEKLIKQKEFVQKQIDEMDTVSEKDKMNIIKKTIDRWNPEKTSYEDTTLLVRKLVKYIVVDEERIDIFLNF; encoded by the coding sequence ATGGCAAAAGTAGCTATATACGCTAGAGTATCAACGTTAAACCAAGCAGATGAAGGATACTCTATTCAAGGACAGGTTGAAAGTTTAACGAAATACTGCGAGGCTATGAGTTGGACTATACACGACACTTATATTGATGCTGGTTTTTCAGGCGGCAAACTCGAACGACCAGAAATAAATAGACTGATCAATGATGTTAAACTTAAAAAATTTGATACTGTGCTAGTTTATAAATTAGATCGTTTATCCAGGAATGTTAAGGATACATTGTTCTTAGTGAAAGAAATTTTTACTGATAATGATATCCATTTTGTGAGTTTAAAGGAAAACATAGACACATCAAGTGCTATGGGTAGTCTATTTTTAACTTTACTTTCAGCAATTGCGGAATTTGAACGAGAGCAAATTAAAGAAAGAATGATGTTTGGTAAACTAGGCCGGGCAAAGTCTGGGAAGACGATGTCATGGACCACTAGTCCATATGGATATACTTATGATAAAGAACAAGGTAAATTAATTGCTATACCATCACAAGCGATTGTTGTAAAAAAACTTTTTGACTATTACATCAGTGGAATGTCCATAGCAAATATGTTAAGAAAAATGAACGCTGAAGAACAGATTGGAAGAACTGCAGAATGGTCTATAAATGCTATGAAAAATATTCTTCGAAATGAAGTTTACTATGGAATGGTTAAATATAGAGGTCAACTATTCAAAGGGGAACATGAACCATTTATTTCAAAAAAAACTTTTGAACTCGCACAAATTGAAAGAGAAAGAAGAAAACAATATTTTTCGAAAAAATTTAAAAATACAAGTCCGTTCAAAGCTAAATACATGTTATCTGGCTTGCTTAGATGCGGTTGTTGTAGTCAACCACTTATTAGTAATGTTCAAAGAAAAAGTGCTAACGGTAGAACTAATATTTTTTATCAATGTAAAGAAAGGTACAATAAAGATTTATCTAAAAGATGTACTGAATCTGGCCGTTTTAGAAAAGAAATATTAGAAGAATTTGTAATCAATGAATTATCAAAAATAAAGATTAATAACAAATATGTTGAAAATTTTTCTAAAGATGAACCTAAAATTGATATCAACAATCTAAAAAAAGAAATTAATTCAATCGAGCAAAAACTAGAGAAAGTTTCAGAATTATACATTGATGGAATTGTTACTAGAGATATTTTAATAAAAAAGAGCGAGAAATTAATAAAACAAAAAGAGTTTGTTCAAAAACAAATTGATGAAATGGATACAGTTTCTGAGAAAGATAAAATGAATATAATTAAAAAGACCATCGATAGATGGAATCCTGAAAAAACATCTTATGAAGATACAACGCTGCTTGTCAGAAAGCTTGTTAAATACATTGTCGTCGATGAAGAAAGAATTGATATATTTTTGAATTTTTAA
- the ytpR gene encoding YtpR family tRNA-binding protein, which yields MIFAYNKEQVGDILMVILEDTKDIKRQVERKGKIARVYSIENKKTLAWNIFDVSSLISISGNGQVFLSQSDIDLLNNEFEKEGFSEKLEATQEPVFVVGQIVDIVSHPDSDHLNICQVKIGNDKTVQIVAGAPNAKVGLKTIVALPGAMMPSGALIFQGKLRGQDSFGMMCSPRELDLPNAPQKRGIIELSEDAIVGDAFDVSKHWH from the coding sequence ATGATTTTTGCATATAATAAAGAACAAGTCGGTGATATTTTAATGGTCATCCTTGAGGATACCAAAGATATCAAGCGTCAGGTGGAACGAAAAGGTAAAATAGCACGTGTTTATTCTATTGAAAATAAAAAAACACTTGCTTGGAATATTTTTGATGTATCAAGCTTGATTTCTATCAGTGGAAATGGTCAAGTTTTCTTAAGCCAGTCTGATATTGATCTATTAAATAATGAATTTGAAAAAGAAGGGTTTAGTGAAAAATTAGAGGCAACTCAAGAGCCTGTTTTTGTTGTTGGTCAGATTGTTGATATAGTTTCTCATCCAGATAGTGACCATCTTAATATCTGTCAAGTAAAAATAGGAAATGATAAAACGGTTCAAATTGTTGCTGGTGCTCCAAATGCTAAAGTTGGATTAAAGACAATTGTCGCATTGCCTGGTGCAATGATGCCTAGTGGGGCACTTATATTTCAGGGTAAACTAAGAGGCCAAGACAGCTTTGGTATGATGTGTTCTCCTAGAGAATTAGATTTACCTAATGCTCCGCAAAAACGTGGTATTATTGAACTAAGTGAGGATGCTATTGTTGGTGATGCATTTGATGTCTCAAAACATTGGCATTAA
- a CDS encoding thioredoxin family protein, producing the protein MQTPKSYEELASLIEENGKKVLFFTADWCPDCQYIYLALPEIEEQYKDLTFIRVDRDDYMAIAQKWDIFGIPSFVVIEDGKELGRFVSKLRKTKSEITAFLDQF; encoded by the coding sequence ATGCAAACACCAAAGTCTTACGAAGAGTTAGCAAGTCTCATAGAAGAAAATGGGAAAAAAGTACTCTTTTTTACAGCAGATTGGTGTCCAGACTGTCAGTATATTTACCTAGCTTTACCAGAAATCGAAGAACAATATAAAGATTTAACCTTTATTCGTGTAGATCGTGATGACTATATGGCAATTGCTCAAAAATGGGATATTTTTGGGATTCCAAGTTTTGTCGTTATTGAAGATGGCAAAGAGTTAGGTCGTTTTGTGAGTAAGTTACGAAAAACAAAATCTGAAATAACAGCATTTTTAGATCAATTTTAG
- a CDS encoding DUF4651 domain-containing protein: MKILGTSLTLVGLAGSFLLTLTLKDEYNQKKRNKVTAQIRSFFEELGTIEVLFLNSYSSNKEMITGGVIMSNGKEYEFTFKNKAIAYREVK; encoded by the coding sequence ATGAAAATTCTAGGAACAAGCTTAACACTAGTTGGCTTAGCTGGAAGCTTTCTCCTAACTCTAACCCTTAAAGATGAATATAATCAGAAAAAGAGAAACAAAGTTACGGCACAAATCCGATCTTTTTTTGAAGAATTAGGAACTATTGAGGTGCTTTTTTTAAATAGCTATTCCTCAAATAAAGAAATGATAACTGGTGGCGTTATTATGTCTAATGGAAAAGAATACGAATTTACATTTAAAAATAAAGCAATAGCTTATAGGGAGGTTAAGTAA
- the pepA gene encoding glutamyl aminopeptidase: MVELFEKIKAVTELDGIAGHEHAVRHYLRQKMEPLVDRVETDGLGGIFGIKESQVENAPRILVAAHMDEVGFMISEILDNGTFKTVGIGGWNPLVVSSQRFTLYTQDGKAIPIISGSVPPHFLRGNQSSPSLPSVSDIIFDGGFTNKMEAEQFGIHPGDIIVPESKAILTANQKNVISKAWDNRYGVLMISELLEGVKNQSLKNTLIAGANVQEEVGLRGAHVSTTKFDPELFFAVDCSPAGDVYGDQGKIGDGTLLRFYDPGHIMLKDMKDFLLTTAEEAGIKYQYYCAKGGTDAGAAHLKNSGIPSTTIGVCARYIHSHQTLYAMDDFLEAQAFLQAIVKKLDRATVDTIKGY; this comes from the coding sequence ATGGTAGAACTATTTGAAAAGATTAAAGCAGTGACAGAACTTGATGGAATTGCGGGTCACGAGCATGCTGTACGCCACTACTTGCGTCAAAAAATGGAACCTTTGGTAGATCGTGTTGAAACAGATGGTCTTGGTGGTATTTTTGGAATCAAAGAAAGTCAAGTTGAAAATGCACCACGTATCCTTGTGGCTGCCCATATGGACGAAGTTGGCTTCATGATTAGTGAAATTCTTGACAATGGTACTTTTAAAACTGTTGGTATTGGTGGATGGAATCCATTGGTAGTCAGCTCACAAAGATTTACCCTTTATACTCAAGATGGAAAAGCAATCCCTATTATATCTGGTTCTGTACCTCCTCATTTTTTAAGAGGTAATCAAAGCTCTCCTTCACTACCATCTGTCTCAGATATCATTTTTGATGGTGGCTTTACTAATAAAATGGAAGCAGAACAGTTTGGCATTCATCCAGGTGATATTATTGTTCCTGAATCAAAAGCTATTTTAACAGCAAATCAAAAAAATGTTATCTCAAAAGCCTGGGACAATCGTTACGGTGTGCTCATGATATCTGAGTTATTAGAAGGTGTCAAAAATCAATCTTTGAAAAATACCCTCATTGCAGGTGCCAATGTTCAAGAAGAAGTAGGGTTACGTGGAGCTCATGTTTCTACTACAAAATTTGATCCCGAACTTTTCTTTGCTGTTGACTGTTCTCCCGCAGGAGATGTCTATGGGGATCAAGGTAAAATAGGAGATGGTACTTTACTTCGTTTCTACGACCCCGGTCACATTATGTTAAAGGATATGAAAGACTTTCTATTAACAACTGCCGAAGAAGCTGGCATTAAATACCAATACTATTGTGCTAAAGGTGGAACAGATGCCGGAGCAGCTCACTTAAAAAATAGTGGTATTCCGTCAACTACTATTGGTGTTTGTGCTCGTTATATTCACTCTCATCAAACGCTTTATGCAATGGATGACTTCTTGGAAGCACAGGCATTCTTACAAGCAATTGTAAAAAAATTGGATCGAGCCACAGTTGACACAATTAAAGGATATTAA